From Myxococcus guangdongensis, the proteins below share one genomic window:
- the ppk1 gene encoding polyphosphate kinase 1: MAKRGAAGRNVTQKPLERDALPAGTEPEDGLFFNRELSWLAFNDRVLQLAESADEPLLERLKFVAIYARNLDEFFMIRVARLHEQVRGNVARLVPDGASPGATLDKLHEGIFEQSKRHSAIFEKLLRPALAEKGLRILTAKDLDAEQRAQVDQRFKEQIFPVLTPLAIGLGRHFPYISNLSLSLAVLLRDPEVGEESVARVKVPKELLPRFLPLKNNVFVPLEEVIAQHLGDLFPGMEVLSWSLFRVTRDADFTVSEDAEDLLKAVETELRQRRFGDVIRLEVQAGMSPKLLEPLVEALGLESRQVYEEQGLLGLGDVQSIAFAPGFPELKDPPWTPVTQPRLRPDSDAPEGITVMAAMRRGDLLVHHPYDSFATSVERFVTEAVADPDVLAIKQTVYRTSDSSPLVPALITATENGKQAVCMVELKARFDERTNIKWANALEEAGVHVVYGIPSLKTHAKAILIVRREGERVRHYVHVGTGNYNPKTARLYTDMGLFTTDPDIGADVADLFNYLTGFGRPKSFRKLLVAPLTMREGLLEHIKATVVAHTLERPARIQMKMNALVDPIIIRALYDASRAGVKVELNVRGICCLRPGVPGVSENIRVVSTLGRFLEHARLYIFERGQELRCYIGSADLMPRNLDHRVEILAPVEDPTLAAQVRDSLERSLADNTHAWELQPDGTWKRLVPPAGGEKRWAQGEVMERSTRAAQFPGARPLP; the protein is encoded by the coding sequence ATGGCGAAGCGAGGGGCCGCCGGACGCAACGTCACCCAGAAGCCGTTGGAGCGAGATGCCCTGCCCGCGGGGACGGAGCCGGAGGACGGGCTCTTCTTCAACCGCGAGCTGTCCTGGCTGGCCTTCAACGACAGGGTGCTCCAGCTGGCCGAGTCGGCGGACGAGCCGCTGCTGGAGCGGCTGAAGTTCGTGGCCATCTACGCGCGCAACCTGGATGAGTTCTTCATGATTCGCGTCGCCCGCCTGCACGAGCAGGTGCGCGGCAACGTGGCCAGGCTGGTGCCGGACGGCGCGTCCCCGGGGGCGACGCTGGACAAGCTGCACGAGGGCATCTTCGAGCAGAGCAAGCGCCACAGCGCCATCTTCGAGAAGCTCCTGCGGCCGGCGCTCGCGGAGAAGGGCCTGCGCATCCTCACCGCCAAGGACCTGGACGCCGAGCAGCGCGCCCAGGTGGACCAACGCTTCAAGGAGCAGATCTTCCCCGTGCTCACGCCGCTGGCCATCGGCCTGGGCCGGCACTTCCCGTACATCTCCAACCTGTCGCTCAGCCTCGCGGTGCTGCTGAGGGACCCGGAGGTGGGCGAGGAGAGCGTGGCGCGGGTGAAGGTGCCCAAGGAGCTGCTGCCGCGCTTCCTGCCGTTGAAGAACAACGTCTTCGTGCCGCTGGAGGAGGTCATCGCCCAGCACCTGGGGGACTTGTTCCCGGGCATGGAGGTGCTCAGCTGGAGCCTGTTCCGCGTCACCCGCGACGCGGACTTCACCGTGTCCGAGGACGCGGAGGACCTGCTCAAGGCGGTGGAGACGGAGCTGCGGCAGCGGCGCTTCGGGGACGTCATCCGCCTGGAGGTGCAGGCGGGGATGAGCCCCAAGCTGCTCGAGCCGCTGGTGGAGGCGCTGGGGCTGGAGTCGCGGCAGGTGTACGAGGAGCAGGGGCTTCTGGGCCTGGGGGATGTGCAGTCCATCGCCTTCGCGCCCGGCTTCCCCGAGCTGAAGGACCCGCCGTGGACGCCCGTCACCCAGCCGCGGCTGCGCCCGGACTCGGACGCGCCCGAGGGCATCACGGTGATGGCGGCGATGCGGCGCGGGGACCTGCTGGTGCACCACCCCTACGACTCGTTCGCCACGTCGGTGGAGCGCTTCGTCACGGAGGCGGTGGCGGACCCGGACGTGCTCGCCATCAAGCAGACGGTGTACCGCACGTCGGACAGCTCACCGCTGGTGCCCGCGCTGATTACCGCGACGGAGAACGGCAAGCAGGCCGTGTGCATGGTGGAGCTCAAGGCGCGCTTCGACGAGCGCACCAACATCAAGTGGGCCAACGCGCTGGAAGAGGCGGGCGTGCACGTGGTGTACGGCATTCCGTCGCTCAAGACGCACGCGAAGGCCATCCTCATCGTGCGGCGCGAGGGGGAGCGGGTGCGGCACTACGTGCACGTGGGCACGGGCAACTACAACCCGAAGACGGCGCGGCTCTACACGGACATGGGGTTGTTCACCACGGACCCGGACATCGGCGCGGACGTGGCGGACCTGTTCAACTACCTCACCGGCTTCGGCCGTCCCAAGAGCTTCCGCAAGCTCTTGGTGGCGCCGCTCACCATGCGCGAGGGGCTGCTCGAGCACATCAAGGCCACCGTCGTCGCGCACACGCTGGAGCGCCCCGCGCGCATCCAGATGAAGATGAACGCGCTGGTGGACCCCATCATCATCCGCGCGCTCTACGACGCGTCCCGCGCGGGCGTGAAGGTGGAGCTCAACGTGCGCGGCATCTGCTGCCTGCGCCCGGGCGTGCCGGGGGTGTCCGAGAACATCCGCGTGGTGTCCACGCTGGGCCGCTTCCTGGAGCACGCGCGCCTGTACATCTTCGAGCGGGGGCAGGAGCTGCGCTGCTACATCGGCTCGGCGGACCTGATGCCTCGCAACCTGGACCACCGGGTGGAGATTCTGGCGCCGGTGGAGGACCCCACGCTGGCCGCGCAGGTGCGCGACTCGCTGGAGCGCAGCCTCGCGGACAACACCCACGCGTGGGAGCTGCAACCCGATGGCACCTGGAAGCGACTGGTGCCACCGGCCGGCGGGGAGAAGCGCTGGGCCCAGGGCGAAGTCATGGAGCGCTCCACGCGGGCCGCCCAGTTCCCCGGGGCGCGTCCTTTGCCCTGA